GCCCTCCAGATCCGTCGTAGTGCCAAAGGAGCTGCCCTGAATTTGAATATTTACACCCGGGAGTCCTTCACCCGATCGACCGTCAGTGACTCTCCCATTGACCGAGCCCGTGGATTGCCCAAGTACTGAGATAGATAGCAGTGTGGACCACAGGAGAAGCCACAAGTGTCGCCTCAAGGGGTTTATTATTTGATAAATATGTGATTTCATGAAGTTGGCGAATATAGAATCGTTGCCAAAGTCAGACAACGTGAAAAGCAGAAATTATCGAACGGAGTGTCTCTTGTTCAAATACGCGAGCAGAGCCACATCCAGGGATTGATCAGTGGTTAAGGGGACGTAATCCACATGCTGTTCACGGCACCGCGCACCAAGCTTGGTTCTGAACTCATCCACAGCATTCTGATAGTCTTTCTGAATATGCCAGGGTTCAGTTGCCATGACCTCACCTGATTCCATATCCTTGAATTTAGCCTGGGCATCGAAGGCAAAATCCACTTCGCGTGGGTCCAGAATGTGGAACACCAGGACTTCATGTTTATCATGTCGGAAATGTTTGAGACCATTCAGAATATTGTCCAGGTCATCCAACATATCTGAGATTATAATTACCAGACCACGACGGTTTATTCGATCCGCAAGATGGTGAAGGCTATGACCTATGGCGGTTTCCTCGCCTGGTGAAACATGCTCGAGATGGCTGAGAATATTATTCAACATGGAGGGGCGTGATGAAGGTCGGATATGGGTGCGAATTTCAGTATCGAACAGGGTTAGACCTACTGCATCCTGTTGTCTGAGTAAAAGATAGGTAAGGGCTGCAGATAGATAGCTGCCATACTGCAATTTGCTGATATCTCCAGATGCATAGGCCATGGATTTGGACATATCCAGCATGAGGTGGGCTTTGAGGTTGGTTTCTTCTTCAAATTGTTTGACATAAAAGCGATCTGTCTTGCCATACAGACGCCAATCCAGATAGCGCAGGTTGTCGCCGGGACCATAGGCTCGGTGTTCAGC
The genomic region above belongs to Candidatus Neomarinimicrobiota bacterium and contains:
- a CDS encoding DUF58 domain-containing protein; this translates as MQLRARMVVEGFIVGLHKSPYHGFSVEFAEHRAYGPGDNLRYLDWRLYGKTDRFYVKQFEEETNLKAHLMLDMSKSMAYASGDISKLQYGSYLSAALTYLLLRQQDAVGLTLFDTEIRTHIRPSSRPSMLNNILSHLEHVSPGEETAIGHSLHHLADRINRRGLVIIISDMLDDLDNILNGLKHFRHDKHEVLVFHILDPREVDFAFDAQAKFKDMESGEVMATEPWHIQKDYQNAVDEFRTKLGARCREQHVDYVPLTTDQSLDVALLAYLNKRHSVR